The Oncorhynchus nerka isolate Pitt River linkage group LG12, Oner_Uvic_2.0, whole genome shotgun sequence genome includes a region encoding these proteins:
- the cskmt gene encoding citrate synthase-lysine N-methyltransferase CSKMT, mitochondrial isoform X2, whose translation MHFIFVCKYPRSLMKCNLSTAELINNMDKKATWDRFYTENSKATNFKNFEWFFGFDAIRDFILPMLHSQHNSDALHVLDMGCGTSALGPCIYRYSPWPVQVTCADISAIAVRLMQEHTETKALQPQNTSSKLDFLELDCTHLHKHFGSESLDLILDKGTIDALLRSREGGAKASQVLKQCLKVLRDSGSLLQFSDEDPDARMLWLEKEGQELGRMVADVGVQEVGELRGVTYYCYQVTAHPVAQ comes from the exons ATGCATTTTATTTTTGTATGCAAATACCCCCGTTCACTGATGAAATGTAATTTGAGCACAG CTGAACTTATCAACAACATGGACAAGAAAGCAACATGGGACCGGTTCTACACAGAAAACAGCAAGGCAACCAACTTCAAGAATTTTGAGTGGTTCTTTGGTTTCGACGCAATCCGGGActtcatcttgcctatgctgcattCACAGCACAACTCTGATGCCCTACATGTTCTGGACATGGGTTGTGGTACCTCTGCCCTGGGACCCTGCATATACAGATACTCTCCCTGGCCAGTGCAGGTGACCTGTGCTGACATCTCCGCTATCGCGGTGCGCCTTATGCAGGAACACACAGAAACCAAAGCCCTGCAACCTCAGAACACTTCCTCTAAGCTGGACTTCTTAGAACTGGACTGCACTCATCTCCACAAACACTTTGGTTCTGAGAGCCTAGACCTCATTCTAGACAAGGGCACCATAGATGCCTTGCTAAGGTCGAGGGAAGGTGGAGCCAAGGCCAGTCAAGTGCTTAAGCAGTGCCTAAAGGTTTTGAGGGACTCTGGGTCTCTCCTTCAGTTCTCAGATGAGGACCCTGATGCCAGAATGTTGTGGCTGGAGAAAGAGGgccaggagctggggaggatggTTGCCGATGTGGGGGTGCAGGAGGTGGGAGAGTTAAGGGGAGTAACTTATTACTGCTACCAAGTTACAGCTCATCCTGTAGCACAGTAG
- the cskmt gene encoding citrate synthase-lysine N-methyltransferase CSKMT, mitochondrial isoform X1 produces MLSCPPLRTQQVACCSAVLEGEFLGEIRIMALILNFLSPRRLGKLIANIRVRHHSSLTTELINNMDKKATWDRFYTENSKATNFKNFEWFFGFDAIRDFILPMLHSQHNSDALHVLDMGCGTSALGPCIYRYSPWPVQVTCADISAIAVRLMQEHTETKALQPQNTSSKLDFLELDCTHLHKHFGSESLDLILDKGTIDALLRSREGGAKASQVLKQCLKVLRDSGSLLQFSDEDPDARMLWLEKEGQELGRMVADVGVQEVGELRGVTYYCYQVTAHPVAQ; encoded by the exons ATGCTCAGTTGCCCTCCACTGCGCACACAGCAGGTAGCTTGCTGCTCAGCAGTGCTTGAGGGAGAATTTCTAGGAGAGATACGAATCATGGCGCTGATTTTAAACTTCCTGTCGCCAAGGAGGTTAGGGAAGTTAATTGCAAACATACGTGTAAGGCACCACTCCAGTCTGACAA CTGAACTTATCAACAACATGGACAAGAAAGCAACATGGGACCGGTTCTACACAGAAAACAGCAAGGCAACCAACTTCAAGAATTTTGAGTGGTTCTTTGGTTTCGACGCAATCCGGGActtcatcttgcctatgctgcattCACAGCACAACTCTGATGCCCTACATGTTCTGGACATGGGTTGTGGTACCTCTGCCCTGGGACCCTGCATATACAGATACTCTCCCTGGCCAGTGCAGGTGACCTGTGCTGACATCTCCGCTATCGCGGTGCGCCTTATGCAGGAACACACAGAAACCAAAGCCCTGCAACCTCAGAACACTTCCTCTAAGCTGGACTTCTTAGAACTGGACTGCACTCATCTCCACAAACACTTTGGTTCTGAGAGCCTAGACCTCATTCTAGACAAGGGCACCATAGATGCCTTGCTAAGGTCGAGGGAAGGTGGAGCCAAGGCCAGTCAAGTGCTTAAGCAGTGCCTAAAGGTTTTGAGGGACTCTGGGTCTCTCCTTCAGTTCTCAGATGAGGACCCTGATGCCAGAATGTTGTGGCTGGAGAAAGAGGgccaggagctggggaggatggTTGCCGATGTGGGGGTGCAGGAGGTGGGAGAGTTAAGGGGAGTAACTTATTACTGCTACCAAGTTACAGCTCATCCTGTAGCACAGTAG
- the cskmt gene encoding citrate synthase-lysine N-methyltransferase CSKMT, mitochondrial isoform X3, producing the protein MDKKATWDRFYTENSKATNFKNFEWFFGFDAIRDFILPMLHSQHNSDALHVLDMGCGTSALGPCIYRYSPWPVQVTCADISAIAVRLMQEHTETKALQPQNTSSKLDFLELDCTHLHKHFGSESLDLILDKGTIDALLRSREGGAKASQVLKQCLKVLRDSGSLLQFSDEDPDARMLWLEKEGQELGRMVADVGVQEVGELRGVTYYCYQVTAHPVAQ; encoded by the coding sequence ATGGACAAGAAAGCAACATGGGACCGGTTCTACACAGAAAACAGCAAGGCAACCAACTTCAAGAATTTTGAGTGGTTCTTTGGTTTCGACGCAATCCGGGActtcatcttgcctatgctgcattCACAGCACAACTCTGATGCCCTACATGTTCTGGACATGGGTTGTGGTACCTCTGCCCTGGGACCCTGCATATACAGATACTCTCCCTGGCCAGTGCAGGTGACCTGTGCTGACATCTCCGCTATCGCGGTGCGCCTTATGCAGGAACACACAGAAACCAAAGCCCTGCAACCTCAGAACACTTCCTCTAAGCTGGACTTCTTAGAACTGGACTGCACTCATCTCCACAAACACTTTGGTTCTGAGAGCCTAGACCTCATTCTAGACAAGGGCACCATAGATGCCTTGCTAAGGTCGAGGGAAGGTGGAGCCAAGGCCAGTCAAGTGCTTAAGCAGTGCCTAAAGGTTTTGAGGGACTCTGGGTCTCTCCTTCAGTTCTCAGATGAGGACCCTGATGCCAGAATGTTGTGGCTGGAGAAAGAGGgccaggagctggggaggatggTTGCCGATGTGGGGGTGCAGGAGGTGGGAGAGTTAAGGGGAGTAACTTATTACTGCTACCAAGTTACAGCTCATCCTGTAGCACAGTAG